The genomic window TGACCCCATAGAAATCACATATCGAGGGTTTGGCATTTGGTCATAAACCTTGCGAAGCGCAGGTGCCATTTTATTTGTAAGTGTGCCCGCAACAATCATTACATCAGATTGGCGAGGGGACGCACGCGGGGCAAATCCAAAACGCTCGACATCATAACGTGGCATTGACGCCTGCATCATCTCTACGGCGCAGCAAGCCAACCCAAAGGTCATCCACATAAGAGAGCCAGTCCGCGCCCAAGTAACAAGATCATCTGAAGCCGCTGTAATAAAGCCTTTATCAGCGAGTTGGTCAGACAATCCATCAAAGAACGGGTCATGCTTTTTAGGGTCATAGGCTGGCGTACCCATGTCGCGAGCCGCCATTCCAAATGAAGGACTATCAGGCGTAATAATTGTCATCTTAAATCTCCGCCCTATTCCCAATCCAACGCGCCGCGCTGCCATGCATAAGCCAATCCCGCCGCCAATTCAGCCAAGAAAATCATCACGACCGCCCAAGACCAAAAACCAACTTGATCCAACGTCACGGCATATGGAAAGAGGAAGGCAACTTCGATATCAAAAATAATAAACAGAATGGCTACGAGGTAAAACCGCACATCGAACTTCATGCGGGAATCATCAAAGGCATTAAACCCACATTCATAAGTGGACACCTTTTCACTGTCAGGGCTCGCAGGCGCAAATATCTTTGCGGCTATCAAAAACAACAGACTAAGCGCCGTAGCAATACCGAAAAGGATAATAACCGGGAGATATTCCAGCAAAAAATCGTTCATGAAAACTCTTACGGCTTAGGCAGATGCAGTCGAATCCATAAAAAGACTCACATCTTACTCTCTGTTCATAATCGGTCGGAACCTAGAGACAGCCAAACACGATTGCAACCTTCGTTTACGGGGAATTTTGCAAGTTTTCCACCCCGATAACCCCTTGATTAATTGCGAATAAGTCGCAGTTTTAATTAGAGCCCACTTGGCGTTAGTTCTACCCCTTAAACAGCCTATTTCGCAGGCCTGAATGGCTCTGTCTTCGACGCTTAACTTAAAATTGCTTCATAGTTTGCTGCCAGCAGTGGCGGCCATATATTTGGCACTCTACGAAATATTTAACATGAGAGGCTTTACCTCACCTATAGACGTGTCCTTACCGCGCCCTTCCCTTCACCTCATGACGGCAACAAAAAATGAAAATAGATAGCCTTTCCCATATGAGAGCAAGATAGCCACGCCTCATATATTTGATAACGCGCTTGACGTGCCATTAGTTTATTTTTACGAATCGTCGTTCGAGGGAGCAGGCTGTGGCCGAAGATTTAGACGCAAAAATCGTCACAGCTGAAGCTATGTTAAGAGCAGGAAATTACGCTCGGGCCAAAGAACTTTCCCAAGAAGTTTTAAAAAAACAAGATGACCACTTAGAAGCCTTTGAAGTCCTCTATGAAATCCGCACTATAGACGCAGAATTTGATAGAGCTCTTGCGCTCGCTTTATGGCGTCTTGAGCGCCTCCCAAATTGCCCTTACGCTAATGTCTCCCACCTTCATGCCCTCTGCCTTTTGAAAAGAAAGCAAGAAGCAACCAAGACCTTTAAATTGCTACAAACCCGGCTTGGCAATCACCCCTTTGAACTTCAACGCGCAGAACTACTATATGCTTATGCCTTTAAACGCCCCAAGGAGACCCGAAAACTAATCGCCATAGCAAGAGAGAGCGGTCGTTTTGATTCGAAATGGCTGGACGCCCTAGAGAGCGATATGCACGCAGATTCAGGGCATATCTTCACCTCTCGGAAAATGTTGTCACAAGCTTTGAAAGAAAGTCCAATGGATGCAGACTTATTATATGATATGTCTGTGACAAATGTTCTTACTGGGCACCTGCCATCGGCCATTAAGCAAGCGAAACGCGCTAAAGAAATCAACCCTCCAATGGCCCCCGCTTATAATGAAGTCATCATTGTGGCGACGATGGGTCTTATACCTCTTTTCTGGGGAGCGATGTCTTTTTTGGTGCTTAATGCGAGCTTTGTAACCCGTCTACCCTATCTGGTTCGTATCCCTTTCAACTATCTATTTATGGCAATAGGAATAATTATCGCAATGGCTATTCCTCTTACGATGGATGCCCTCAATATTAATGTTCCGGCCCTTAACGCTCTTATTCTCTTTGGAAATATCGGCTTTACACTATATTTGCTATTTGGCTTTCAGCATGTCGGCCTTAGGCGCGCCAAAAAGAAAAATAATATTAGCTTGAACAGGGATTACTAATCGATGACGAGCCATATAGACTCCAAAACGGCCATACAACAAATGCGAGCCGTCGTTATCAGCACTCCCGGGCAAGCGGGGCTACTGTCTGGCTTAGTGGCTCTACTTGATAACGCACCAGACAGCGCCCTTATCATCGAGGGATTAAAGGATGTGAACCCGAAGGATTACTCAGATACGCGTCTACGTGAACGTATCTCAGAATTATTAAAAGAAGCTGGCGATAATGACATGGCCGCCCTTTGGGAAAACACGTCTAATGATGACCTCCCCTCCAATGTTATCAGTCTGGCCAGTGCCAGTAATGATATTAGCGCTCCAAAACTCGAAAATACGAGGCCGGGTCAAAATTCATTATGTTTTGACGATATTGGCGGCCTAGAAAAAGTAAAACAGCAAATGCGCCGCCGCATTATAAACCCCTTTTTAAAGAAAGAGCTTTTCGCAAAGTTTAAAAAGCGATCTGGTGGCGGTGTTTTGATGTATGGCCCTCCCGGTTGCGGTAAAACCATGCTGGCAAAGGCCTTGGCCCATGAGTGCAATGCCAACTTCATGAATATCAAAGCCGCAGATATCTTAGATCGCTGGATTGGCAGTTCTGAGAAAAACATTGTCGAAATGTTCGCTCGCGCCCGCAACAATAAACCAGTAGTCATTTTTTTTGATGAAGTAGAGGCTCTTGCGCAAAAACGCGAGTTTGGCGATAGCCATCACGTGAACACAACTGTTTCAGCGTTATTGACAGAAATGGATGGGTTTGAATCTGACAATGAAGGCGTACTTATGCTTGGCGCCACGAATGTGCCTTGGTCGCTTGATACGGCCTTTCGCCGGCCCGGGCGTTTTGACAGAACTATCTTTGTTCCACCGCCAGACAAGTTGGCACGTCGATTTATCTTGCAAAACCAGCTGGAAGACCGCCCTGTTGAGGAAAACTTGGATTTATCTTTTGTTATAGCAAAAAGCTCGGGCTTTTCAGGGGCCGACCTCATTGGCCTTGTAGATACAGCACTTGATTACGCTATTGAAGAAAGCGACGAGACAGGGTCTATCGCGCCTCTTTCGGCAACTCACTTCAAA from Litorimonas taeanensis includes these protein-coding regions:
- a CDS encoding ATP-binding protein, with translation MTSHIDSKTAIQQMRAVVISTPGQAGLLSGLVALLDNAPDSALIIEGLKDVNPKDYSDTRLRERISELLKEAGDNDMAALWENTSNDDLPSNVISLASASNDISAPKLENTRPGQNSLCFDDIGGLEKVKQQMRRRIINPFLKKELFAKFKKRSGGGVLMYGPPGCGKTMLAKALAHECNANFMNIKAADILDRWIGSSEKNIVEMFARARNNKPVVIFFDEVEALAQKREFGDSHHVNTTVSALLTEMDGFESDNEGVLMLGATNVPWSLDTAFRRPGRFDRTIFVPPPDKLARRFILQNQLEDRPVEENLDLSFVIAKSSGFSGADLIGLVDTALDYAIEESDETGSIAPLSATHFKEALQEVRPSTGEWLSQASAYAQHANKDGLYDDLSDFLKKYGR
- the ndhC gene encoding NADH-quinone oxidoreductase subunit A — encoded protein: MNDFLLEYLPVIILFGIATALSLLFLIAAKIFAPASPDSEKVSTYECGFNAFDDSRMKFDVRFYLVAILFIIFDIEVAFLFPYAVTLDQVGFWSWAVVMIFLAELAAGLAYAWQRGALDWE
- a CDS encoding NuoB/complex I 20 kDa subunit family protein; amino-acid sequence: MAARDMGTPAYDPKKHDPFFDGLSDQLADKGFITAASDDLVTWARTGSLMWMTFGLACCAVEMMQASMPRYDVERFGFAPRASPRQSDVMIVAGTLTNKMAPALRKVYDQMPNPRYVISMGSCANGGGYYHYSYAVVRGCDRIVPVDVYVPGCPPTAEALVYGILQLQKKIRREGNIER
- a CDS encoding tetratricopeptide repeat protein is translated as MAEDLDAKIVTAEAMLRAGNYARAKELSQEVLKKQDDHLEAFEVLYEIRTIDAEFDRALALALWRLERLPNCPYANVSHLHALCLLKRKQEATKTFKLLQTRLGNHPFELQRAELLYAYAFKRPKETRKLIAIARESGRFDSKWLDALESDMHADSGHIFTSRKMLSQALKESPMDADLLYDMSVTNVLTGHLPSAIKQAKRAKEINPPMAPAYNEVIIVATMGLIPLFWGAMSFLVLNASFVTRLPYLVRIPFNYLFMAIGIIIAMAIPLTMDALNINVPALNALILFGNIGFTLYLLFGFQHVGLRRAKKKNNISLNRDY